One part of the Saprospiraceae bacterium genome encodes these proteins:
- a CDS encoding T9SS type A sorting domain-containing protein → MNTLIMNSCFLIHTLPLLKLHLNKIINYSRFLWVAYFLSIIPLQANTFLFSKDPCLDTDKPILLIKTGACNPALYDTVLNTCSSFLSITAEANDNQTPSACLSFTYKIDLYNDGLGIYNGYDIHVGSLMIKEFEKGQTPMFNDNPFASNPNNITDGSGTYPLGVHKICWWVTDTCGNQAVLCQLFEILDCKAPTPMCKIKVDSFNMTPQGCITIYAKDFDTKSFDNCTHHDKLKFYFNGDPNQDSLTVCCDDLIASVNCDFLWVEIQLWVEDVEGNTDYCKTAILVTDTDDICCDIREYGKINGMILCSLDGKDSIEGPIVHVNLINGNFLYKQQTTSKDYKFGDLPIRKYELNAYKDSDSLNHVTTYDILKITRHILGLEPFTNPFQSIAADVNNSSTITAADGIEIRKLIVGNMDRFISPNPWKLFAVRIDTTILNSKPQEITLDLNAGINRRVDFRLVKMGDVNDYSMPLNYKPLQWSSDSIIFKFKNQHFAKGDSIHIDFYAFGFDSIVGFQGTFKFDSTRFKFENIHSTILTLDNRNIGTNFLEAGYIPISWIEPNTAKISAPQNQIIFTLDFIARQAGDLCDAIQFTSELTPKEAYQDSFLIKNISIENCNIIIQNKELRKNNILVYPNPFLGTLHFHFGPQNELPIQLQLFTSTGNSIKIQELNTNENHFEWKLSELKNGIYFLKIKSGNQIQVEKLILEN, encoded by the coding sequence ATGAATACACTAATTATGAACTCTTGTTTTTTAATTCACACCTTACCCTTATTAAAACTCCATTTAAATAAAATTATTAATTATTCGCGATTTTTATGGGTAGCATACTTCCTGTCAATAATCCCATTGCAAGCCAATACGTTTCTCTTTTCAAAGGATCCTTGCTTAGATACTGACAAGCCAATTTTACTTATTAAAACGGGTGCATGCAACCCCGCATTATATGACACTGTTCTGAATACTTGTAGTTCTTTTTTATCAATAACCGCGGAGGCAAATGACAATCAAACACCATCCGCTTGTTTGAGTTTTACCTACAAAATTGATTTATACAATGATGGTCTTGGTATTTACAATGGATATGATATTCATGTCGGTTCCTTAATGATAAAAGAATTTGAAAAAGGACAAACTCCAATGTTTAACGATAATCCATTTGCCAGTAATCCAAATAATATTACAGATGGAAGTGGTACATATCCTTTAGGTGTTCACAAAATTTGTTGGTGGGTTACAGATACCTGTGGCAATCAAGCAGTCTTATGTCAGTTATTTGAAATATTGGATTGTAAAGCTCCTACGCCAATGTGTAAAATTAAAGTAGACAGTTTTAATATGACACCGCAAGGTTGTATTACAATTTATGCAAAAGATTTTGATACTAAAAGTTTTGATAATTGTACACACCATGATAAATTGAAATTTTATTTTAATGGTGACCCTAATCAAGATAGTTTAACGGTTTGTTGCGATGATTTAATAGCTTCTGTTAATTGTGATTTTCTTTGGGTTGAGATTCAACTTTGGGTTGAAGATGTAGAAGGAAATACTGATTATTGTAAAACTGCAATTCTTGTTACAGACACAGATGATATCTGTTGTGATATCCGAGAATATGGTAAAATAAATGGTATGATTCTATGTTCCTTAGATGGGAAAGACAGCATTGAAGGTCCAATCGTCCACGTGAATCTTATAAATGGCAATTTCCTTTATAAACAACAAACAACAAGCAAAGATTATAAATTTGGCGATTTACCGATTCGCAAATACGAGCTGAATGCTTATAAAGATTCAGATTCCTTAAATCATGTTACAACCTATGATATCCTAAAAATTACCAGACACATTTTAGGTCTTGAACCATTTACAAATCCATTTCAGAGCATTGCTGCTGATGTAAACAACTCCTCAACTATAACTGCAGCGGATGGAATTGAAATTCGAAAATTGATTGTTGGAAATATGGATCGTTTTATTTCTCCTAATCCTTGGAAATTATTTGCTGTAAGAATAGATACCACCATATTAAATAGTAAACCTCAAGAAATAACACTTGATCTAAATGCTGGTATCAACAGAAGGGTGGATTTCAGACTTGTAAAAATGGGCGATGTAAACGACTACTCCATGCCCTTAAATTATAAACCCTTACAATGGAGTTCCGATTCCATAATTTTCAAATTCAAAAATCAGCATTTTGCTAAAGGAGATTCTATTCATATTGATTTTTATGCTTTTGGTTTTGACTCTATTGTTGGTTTTCAAGGTACTTTTAAATTTGATTCTACGCGTTTTAAGTTTGAGAATATACATTCTACAATACTAACACTGGACAATCGGAATATAGGAACCAATTTTTTAGAAGCCGGCTATATTCCAATAAGTTGGATTGAGCCAAACACAGCTAAAATAAGTGCACCGCAAAATCAGATAATTTTCACCTTGGACTTTATTGCAAGACAAGCTGGTGATCTTTGTGATGCTATTCAATTTACAAGTGAACTTACCCCGAAAGAAGCCTATCAGGATAGTTTTTTAATTAAAAATATAAGCATAGAGAATTGCAATATCATTATTCAAAATAAAGAATTAAGAAAAAATAATATTCTTGTATACCCTAATCCATTTTTGGGAACCCTCCATTTTCATTTCGGACCACAAAATGAACTTCCAATCCAGTTACAATTATTTACAAGCACTGGCAACAGTATAAAAATACAAGAATTAAATACTAATGAAAACCATTTCGAATGGAAACTTTCTGAATTAAAAAATGGAATCTATTTTTTAAAAATTAAATCCGGAAATCAAATACAAGTTGAAAAACTGATATTAGAAAACTAA
- a CDS encoding methyltransferase domain-containing protein, with product MILDYFKIPMLVNHNVLIDSSKKQDLEFNQQQTKETFDTKWKSANHFEDIEKLHKTQYEWFLKLYGFNDLETFRAFLKNKSFIIDTGCGLGYKSFWFSQLAPHAIVLGIDVSESCLLAAAHYKDIKNLYFLQSDIANTPLKAGVCDFVVCDQVIMHTENPTATFAHLSSLLSDKGEFACYFYRKKALPRELIDDYFRTNTHNIPDAEIWQLSEQLTELGKRLSALQISFESPEIPLLGIKAGTYDIQRFIYWNFLKCYWNPEWGYDLSKITNYDWYAPSNAKRFSEEEVKLLISQNNLKIIFWHEEEACYSGRYANLETSY from the coding sequence ATGATTCTTGATTATTTTAAAATTCCAATGCTTGTCAATCACAATGTTTTAATAGACAGTTCCAAAAAACAAGATTTAGAATTTAATCAACAGCAAACAAAAGAAACTTTTGATACTAAGTGGAAATCTGCAAATCATTTTGAAGATATTGAAAAACTGCACAAAACACAATATGAATGGTTTCTGAAATTATATGGATTTAATGATCTTGAAACTTTTAGAGCATTTTTAAAAAATAAATCCTTTATCATTGATACGGGTTGTGGTTTAGGTTATAAATCGTTTTGGTTTAGTCAACTTGCACCGCATGCTATCGTTTTAGGAATTGATGTATCTGAATCCTGCCTATTAGCAGCAGCACATTACAAGGATATTAAAAATTTGTATTTTTTGCAATCAGATATTGCAAATACGCCACTAAAAGCAGGCGTTTGTGATTTTGTTGTTTGCGATCAGGTCATTATGCATACCGAAAATCCTACGGCAACTTTTGCACATCTTTCTTCTTTACTTTCAGATAAAGGAGAATTTGCTTGTTATTTTTATAGAAAAAAAGCATTGCCTCGTGAATTAATAGATGATTACTTTAGGACAAATACACACAACATACCAGATGCAGAAATCTGGCAATTATCTGAACAACTTACCGAACTAGGAAAACGGCTGTCTGCCCTCCAGATAAGCTTTGAGTCTCCTGAAATTCCGCTTTTAGGAATTAAAGCTGGGACCTACGACATTCAACGATTTATATATTGGAACTTTTTAAAGTGCTATTGGAATCCAGAATGGGGTTATGATCTCAGTAAAATAACCAACTATGATTGGTATGCACCCAGTAATGCCAAACGTTTTTCAGAAGAAGAAGTCAAATTACTCATATCCCAAAATAACTTAAAAATTATATTTTGGCACGAAGAAGAAGCTTGTTATAGCGGCCGTTATGCTAATTTGGAAACAAGTTATTAA
- a CDS encoding 2,3,4,5-tetrahydropyridine-2,6-dicarboxylate N-succinyltransferase, whose translation MQAIINTIESAWLDRSLLTDPQVKTQILEVIAALDSGKIRVAEYRSGEWIVLEWIKKAILLYFPISDNKLIQAGELEFYDKIPLKTNYQSLGIRALPGAIARYGAFIEPGVILMPSFVNIGAYVGAGTMVDTWATVGSCAQIGRNVHLAGGVGIGGVLEPLQAKPNIIEDNAFIGSRCIIVEGAIIGQEAVLGANVVITGSTYIIDVTGSEPIRYKGYVPPRSVVIPGSYTKEYPAGNYQVPCALIIGQRKESTDKKVSLNETLREYNISA comes from the coding sequence ATGCAAGCAATCATAAATACCATTGAAAGTGCCTGGTTGGATCGCAGTTTATTGACAGACCCACAGGTAAAAACCCAGATTTTAGAAGTAATCGCAGCTTTAGACAGTGGCAAAATTCGAGTCGCAGAATACAGATCCGGAGAATGGATTGTTCTAGAATGGATTAAAAAAGCCATACTACTCTATTTTCCAATATCGGATAATAAATTGATTCAGGCAGGAGAACTAGAATTTTATGATAAAATTCCTTTAAAGACAAATTATCAGAGTCTTGGAATAAGGGCATTACCGGGTGCTATTGCCCGATATGGCGCTTTTATTGAACCGGGAGTAATCTTAATGCCAAGTTTTGTGAATATAGGTGCGTATGTTGGTGCCGGAACGATGGTTGATACCTGGGCAACCGTAGGTTCTTGTGCTCAAATTGGGAGAAATGTACATCTGGCTGGAGGAGTCGGTATCGGAGGAGTTCTCGAGCCTTTACAAGCAAAGCCAAATATTATAGAAGACAATGCGTTTATTGGTTCGCGATGTATTATAGTGGAAGGTGCTATTATTGGTCAGGAGGCAGTATTAGGTGCCAATGTAGTAATTACAGGATCTACCTATATTATTGATGTAACCGGATCAGAACCCATCCGTTATAAGGGCTATGTACCTCCAAGATCGGTAGTCATCCCGGGGTCGTATACAAAAGAATATCCAGCTGGAAACTATCAGGTTCCCTGTGCATTGATCATTGGCCAACGCAAAGAATCTACGGATAAAAAAGTAAGTTTAAATGAAACTTTAAGGGAATACAATATTTCAGCTTAA
- a CDS encoding DUF4175 domain-containing protein: MAWNENYYDQLILKIDQFTRKYYINQLIKGSLYFTGLVTLVFLAYNLLENQFYFSKGVRTFLSLSYLVLFASSLWYWVASPLLHYFRLGKLISHEEAAKIIGSQFGDVKDKLLNVLQLKTQSVNYSDRSLIDASIQQKSIELTPVPFVQAIDLQKNRKYLQYAIAPLFLLGAILVWAPGMIQKPTQRLISINKDFEKEAPFHFKIEADALHVEQNGDFTLEIKIDGSALPADAFIDVDNFQYRLKKESQDVFTYTFNNVQKDLPFKLFSGAIQSPEYTLKVLMKPVINSFQVRLEYPTYTGRKNETLENTGDLIIPVGTKVNWYFNSEYTDHLYFKSLEDKEKAELQRKGENEFQYSRKILKDQSYTLFLKNNFLSNLDSVQYQMSVIPDQYPQIQLEAFSDSSDYKVNYYAGQASDDYGIRNITFNSIRLKKDGSEEAVKSVVLNNLTPGKTNSFSYSFDAAEYNLAPGEAIRYYFEVWDNDAINGSKSSRSQYLEYKEASLEELAKLEEHNNEEIKDDLEEALAQAKKLQEKLNDYKDKMRQKKDLDWQNKKDLEKMIQQQEQIQKKFEDAQKKLDENLKKQKNEDENLQNKQEQLQKLFKETANEEMKKLMQQIQDLMNEMNKDQAIQMSEQFENKNADMSKEMDRLLQLFKQLEVEKNLKDQIKELNKLAEKQEALSEKTEKKEEQQDDLKKQQEDIHKKFDELAKKQEEIKKKNEELKTPRTIEDTKKEESEIKQDLKDSKEELNNSKNEKASKKQKDAAGKMKEMANKMEKEMEESDQEQAEEDAKMLRQLLENLVGLSFDQERVVNEMANLNPQTPRYLGLLQDQFKIKDNFKIVQDTLEVLSQRLVEIQSFVMEKVNEINDNFKIGLELLEDRRSGEASNNQGRVMKNLNDLAVMLSESLDEKQKECNGGSCNKPGKKACKKPGSKGGGKQAKSGKVPSDKISQGQKTLEKGMQEMLQKMKDGKQGSSKEFAEMAAKQAKLRKMLQDLEEEKKESGNGTKQAQEILDEMNNQEKQLVNKQLTNEMLKRQQEITTRLLDAEKADRERDWDEKRKSQTGTNIVRKLPPGLEAYIKQRQAETEWFKQVSPELRPFYKKLVEQYYQSLRK, encoded by the coding sequence ATGGCATGGAATGAAAATTATTATGATCAGTTAATCCTTAAAATTGATCAATTTACCCGAAAGTATTATATCAACCAATTGATTAAAGGCAGTTTGTATTTTACTGGATTGGTAACTTTAGTATTTTTAGCTTATAATCTCCTTGAAAATCAATTTTATTTTAGTAAAGGGGTCCGCACATTTTTAAGCTTATCTTATCTGGTTCTCTTTGCATCGAGTCTTTGGTATTGGGTGGCTAGCCCTTTACTTCATTATTTTAGATTAGGGAAGCTCATATCACATGAAGAAGCTGCAAAAATTATCGGTTCGCAATTTGGAGATGTAAAGGACAAGTTGTTAAATGTGTTGCAACTTAAAACGCAATCCGTAAATTATTCCGACAGAAGTCTGATTGATGCCAGTATTCAACAGAAATCTATTGAATTAACGCCTGTGCCATTTGTCCAAGCTATAGACTTACAAAAAAACAGAAAATATTTGCAATACGCTATTGCTCCATTGTTTCTTTTGGGAGCTATTTTAGTGTGGGCACCAGGTATGATTCAAAAACCTACGCAACGTTTAATTTCAATCAATAAAGATTTTGAAAAGGAAGCACCATTTCATTTTAAAATTGAAGCAGATGCATTACATGTCGAACAAAACGGAGATTTTACCCTGGAAATTAAAATTGATGGATCAGCCTTGCCTGCAGATGCATTTATTGATGTTGATAATTTTCAATATCGTTTGAAAAAAGAAAGTCAGGATGTATTTACCTACACATTTAATAATGTTCAAAAGGATTTACCATTTAAATTATTCTCAGGTGCTATTCAATCTCCAGAATATACATTAAAAGTATTGATGAAACCGGTAATCAATTCTTTCCAGGTTCGACTTGAATATCCTACATATACCGGACGAAAGAATGAAACATTAGAAAATACAGGAGATTTAATTATACCTGTAGGCACTAAAGTGAATTGGTATTTTAATTCTGAATATACGGATCATTTATATTTTAAAAGTTTAGAAGACAAGGAAAAAGCAGAATTACAAAGAAAAGGAGAAAATGAATTTCAATATTCCCGAAAGATCCTAAAAGACCAAAGTTATACTTTATTTTTAAAGAATAATTTTCTGTCGAATCTGGATTCTGTTCAATACCAAATGAGCGTTATTCCAGATCAATATCCACAAATTCAGCTTGAAGCTTTTTCAGATAGCAGCGACTATAAAGTAAACTATTATGCAGGTCAGGCATCTGATGACTATGGTATTCGAAATATTACATTTAATTCCATCCGACTTAAAAAGGATGGAAGCGAAGAAGCTGTAAAGTCTGTCGTTTTAAATAATTTGACCCCTGGAAAAACCAACAGCTTTAGTTATTCTTTTGATGCAGCAGAATATAATCTGGCACCGGGTGAAGCGATTCGGTATTATTTTGAAGTTTGGGATAATGATGCAATCAATGGTAGCAAATCATCAAGAAGTCAGTATCTTGAATACAAAGAAGCTTCCCTGGAAGAACTTGCGAAATTAGAAGAACACAATAATGAAGAAATAAAAGATGACCTGGAAGAAGCATTAGCGCAAGCAAAAAAACTGCAGGAGAAGCTCAATGATTACAAAGACAAAATGCGCCAGAAAAAAGATTTGGATTGGCAGAATAAAAAGGATCTTGAAAAAATGATTCAACAACAAGAGCAGATTCAGAAAAAATTTGAGGATGCGCAAAAAAAGTTAGATGAAAATTTAAAGAAACAAAAAAATGAAGATGAAAATCTTCAAAACAAACAAGAGCAACTTCAAAAACTGTTTAAAGAAACAGCAAATGAAGAAATGAAGAAATTAATGCAGCAGATTCAGGATTTGATGAATGAAATGAATAAAGATCAAGCAATCCAAATGTCAGAGCAATTTGAAAATAAAAATGCAGACATGAGTAAGGAGATGGATCGGTTGTTACAATTATTTAAACAGTTAGAAGTAGAAAAGAACTTAAAGGATCAGATTAAAGAACTTAATAAATTGGCAGAAAAGCAAGAAGCGCTTTCTGAAAAAACAGAAAAGAAAGAGGAGCAACAAGACGACTTAAAAAAGCAGCAAGAAGATATTCATAAGAAATTTGACGAATTAGCTAAGAAGCAAGAAGAGATCAAAAAGAAAAATGAAGAATTAAAGACTCCTAGAACTATAGAAGATACGAAGAAGGAAGAATCTGAAATTAAACAAGATCTGAAAGATTCTAAAGAGGAGTTGAATAATTCTAAAAATGAAAAGGCTTCTAAAAAACAAAAGGATGCTGCAGGAAAGATGAAGGAAATGGCTAATAAGATGGAAAAGGAGATGGAAGAATCAGACCAGGAACAAGCAGAAGAAGATGCCAAAATGTTGCGGCAATTATTAGAAAATCTAGTCGGACTATCTTTTGATCAAGAGCGGGTAGTGAATGAAATGGCAAACTTAAATCCACAAACTCCCAGATATCTTGGTTTATTGCAGGATCAATTTAAAATTAAAGACAATTTCAAAATTGTGCAAGATACCTTAGAAGTTTTGAGTCAACGTTTGGTTGAAATTCAATCTTTTGTGATGGAGAAAGTAAATGAGATTAATGACAATTTCAAAATTGGATTGGAGTTATTGGAAGATCGAAGGAGTGGAGAGGCTTCAAATAATCAAGGTAGGGTAATGAAAAATCTGAATGACCTTGCCGTGATGCTTTCTGAATCTTTAGATGAAAAGCAAAAAGAGTGCAATGGAGGTTCTTGTAATAAACCTGGAAAGAAGGCTTGTAAAAAACCCGGTAGCAAAGGTGGTGGAAAACAGGCAAAGTCTGGTAAAGTTCCTTCGGATAAGATTTCACAGGGACAAAAGACTTTAGAAAAAGGGATGCAGGAAATGCTTCAAAAAATGAAGGATGGAAAGCAAGGAAGTTCGAAAGAATTTGCTGAAATGGCTGCCAAGCAAGCAAAACTCAGGAAAATGTTGCAAGATTTAGAAGAAGAAAAGAAAGAAAGCGGTAATGGCACAAAACAAGCTCAGGAAATTCTTGATGAAATGAATAATCAAGAGAAACAGCTAGTTAATAAACAACTCACAAATGAAATGCTGAAAAGACAGCAGGAAATTACAACTCGCTTGTTAGATGCAGAAAAAGCAGATCGAGAAAGAGATTGGGATGAAAAACGAAAATCACAAACTGGTACGAATATTGTGCGTAAACTACCGCCTGGCTTAGAAGCATACATTAAACAAAGACAGGCAGAAACAGAATGGTTCAAGCAAGTTTCACCGGAATTACGACCTTTCTACAAAAAACTGGTCGAGCAATATTATCAAAGTCTGAGAAAGTAG